The Klebsiella sp. RHBSTW-00484 genome includes a window with the following:
- the adhE gene encoding bifunctional acetaldehyde-CoA/alcohol dehydrogenase, with product MSINSIEELNALVARVKKAQRQYAGFTQQQVDKIFRAAALAAADARIPLAKMAVAESGMGIVEDKVIKNHFASEYIYNAYKDEKTCGVLGEDEAFGTMTIAEPIGLICGIVPTTNPTSTAIFKSLISLKTRNGIVFSPHPRAKNATNRAAEIVLRAAVEAGAPPDIIGWIDEPTVDLSNRLMHHPDINLILATGGPGMVKAAYSSGKPAIGVGAGNTPVVIDETADVKRAVASILMSKTFDNGVICASEQSVVVVDTVYNAVRERFASHGGYLLQGKELKAVQGILLKNGALNAAIVGQSAVKIAEMAGISVPADTKILIGEVKAIDDSEPFAHEKLSPTLAMYRAKDFADAVEKAVKLVDMGGIGHTSCLYTDQDNQAARVMTFGEKMKTARILINTPTSHGGIGDLYNFSLAPSLTLGCGSWGGNSISENVGPKHLINKKTVAKRAENMLWHKLPKSIYFRRGSLPIALDEVITDGHKRALIVTDRFLFNNGYADQITSVLKAAGVETEVFFEVEADPTLTIVRKGAELANAFKPDVIIALGGGSPMDAAKIMWVIYEHPETHFEELALRFMDIRKRIYTFPKMGVKARMVAITTTSGTGSEVTPFAVVTDDTTGQKYPLADYALTPDMAIVDANLVMDMPKSLCAFGGLDAVTHAIEAYVSVLASEFSDGQALQALKLLKAYLPASYHEGSKNPVARERVHNAATIAGIAFANAFLGVCHSMAHKLGSQFHIPHGLANALMICNVIRYNANDNPTKQTAFSQYDRPQARRRYAEIADHLGLSAPGDRTAAKIEKLLAWLESIKAELGIPKSIREAGVQEADFLAHVDKLSEDAFDDQCTGANPRYPLVAELRQILLASYYGDIYREA from the coding sequence ATGTCGATTAATTCCATTGAAGAATTAAACGCGCTGGTTGCGCGCGTCAAAAAAGCTCAGCGTCAGTACGCGGGGTTCACGCAACAACAAGTTGACAAAATATTCCGCGCAGCCGCTTTAGCCGCCGCTGATGCCCGCATTCCGCTGGCGAAAATGGCGGTCGCCGAGTCCGGCATGGGCATCGTGGAAGATAAAGTGATTAAAAACCACTTCGCGTCTGAATATATCTACAACGCCTATAAAGACGAAAAAACCTGCGGGGTTCTTGGCGAAGACGAAGCCTTCGGCACCATGACCATCGCCGAGCCCATTGGGCTGATCTGCGGGATCGTCCCGACTACCAACCCAACTTCTACCGCTATTTTTAAATCGCTGATTAGCCTGAAAACCCGTAACGGCATCGTCTTCTCGCCGCATCCGCGGGCGAAAAACGCCACCAACCGGGCGGCAGAAATTGTGCTGCGCGCCGCAGTCGAGGCCGGTGCGCCGCCTGACATCATTGGCTGGATTGATGAACCGACCGTGGATCTGTCCAACCGCCTGATGCACCACCCGGATATCAATCTGATCCTCGCCACCGGCGGACCGGGTATGGTGAAGGCCGCCTACAGCTCGGGTAAACCGGCCATTGGCGTCGGTGCAGGCAATACCCCGGTGGTCATTGATGAAACCGCTGATGTAAAACGCGCGGTGGCCTCCATCCTGATGTCCAAAACCTTCGATAACGGCGTGATCTGCGCCTCCGAACAGTCGGTGGTGGTGGTCGATACCGTCTATAACGCGGTGCGCGAGCGTTTCGCCAGCCACGGCGGCTATCTGTTACAGGGAAAAGAGCTGAAAGCGGTTCAGGGGATCCTGCTGAAAAACGGCGCGCTAAACGCGGCGATTGTCGGGCAGTCGGCGGTGAAAATCGCCGAAATGGCCGGGATCAGCGTGCCTGCCGATACCAAAATTCTGATTGGTGAAGTTAAAGCTATCGACGACAGCGAGCCTTTTGCTCATGAAAAGCTCTCCCCGACGCTGGCCATGTACCGGGCAAAAGATTTCGCCGACGCCGTAGAAAAAGCGGTGAAGCTGGTCGATATGGGCGGCATCGGCCACACCTCCTGCCTCTATACCGACCAGGATAACCAGGCCGCGCGGGTGATGACCTTTGGCGAAAAAATGAAAACCGCACGCATCCTGATTAACACCCCGACCTCCCACGGCGGCATTGGCGATCTCTATAACTTTAGTCTCGCACCTTCCCTGACCCTGGGCTGCGGCTCCTGGGGCGGTAACTCTATCTCGGAAAACGTCGGGCCTAAGCATCTGATCAACAAGAAAACCGTGGCAAAGCGAGCTGAAAATATGCTGTGGCATAAACTTCCGAAATCGATCTATTTCCGCCGCGGCTCTCTGCCCATCGCGCTGGATGAAGTGATCACCGATGGCCATAAGCGCGCGCTGATCGTCACCGACCGCTTCCTGTTCAACAACGGCTACGCGGACCAGATCACCTCGGTGCTGAAAGCGGCGGGCGTCGAAACCGAAGTCTTCTTTGAAGTGGAAGCCGACCCGACGCTGACCATCGTGCGCAAAGGCGCAGAGCTGGCTAACGCCTTCAAGCCCGACGTCATCATCGCCCTGGGCGGCGGCTCGCCGATGGATGCGGCGAAAATCATGTGGGTGATATACGAGCATCCGGAAACCCACTTCGAAGAGCTGGCGCTGCGCTTTATGGATATCCGCAAGCGTATCTACACCTTCCCGAAAATGGGCGTCAAAGCCCGGATGGTGGCGATCACCACCACTTCCGGTACCGGCTCCGAAGTCACGCCGTTTGCGGTGGTGACCGACGATACCACCGGGCAGAAATATCCGCTGGCGGACTACGCCCTGACCCCGGATATGGCGATTGTCGATGCTAACCTGGTAATGGATATGCCGAAGTCCCTGTGCGCCTTCGGCGGCCTGGATGCGGTGACCCACGCTATCGAAGCCTATGTTTCCGTGCTGGCCTCCGAGTTCTCCGATGGCCAGGCGCTACAGGCGCTGAAGCTGCTGAAAGCGTACCTGCCGGCCTCTTACCATGAAGGCTCGAAAAACCCGGTGGCCCGCGAGCGCGTCCATAATGCGGCAACCATCGCCGGGATCGCCTTTGCTAACGCCTTCCTTGGGGTGTGCCACTCCATGGCGCACAAGCTGGGCTCGCAGTTCCACATTCCGCACGGTCTGGCGAATGCGCTGATGATCTGCAACGTCATCCGCTATAACGCCAACGACAACCCGACCAAGCAAACGGCTTTCAGCCAGTACGACCGTCCACAGGCCCGCCGTCGGTACGCAGAGATTGCCGATCATTTAGGCCTGAGCGCGCCGGGAGACCGCACCGCGGCGAAAATCGAGAAGCTGCTGGCGTGGCTGGAGAGCATCAAAGCCGAGCTGGGCATTCCGAAATCGATCCGCGAGGCAGGCGTGCAGGAAGCCGATTTCCTCGCCCACGTCGATAAGCTGTCCGAAGACGCCTTCGATGACCAGTGCACCGGCGCCAACCCACGCTATCCGTTGGTAGCTGAGCTGCGTCAGATACTGCTCGCCAGCTATTACGGGGATATTTATCGCGAAGCGTAA
- the rhlE gene encoding ATP-dependent RNA helicase RhlE → MSFDSLGLNPEILRAVAEQGYVEPTPIQQKAIPAVLQGRDLMASAQTGTGKTAGFTLPLLQHLIQQEPHAKGRRPVRALILTPTRELAAQIGENVRDYSKYLNIRSLVVFGGVSINPQMMKLRSGVDILVATPGRLLDLEHQNAVSLDKVEVLVLDEADRMLDMGFIHDIRRVLAKLPAKRQNLLFSATFSDDIKSLAEKLLHNPLEIEVARRNTASEQVSQLVHFVDKKRKRELLSQMIGEGNWQQVLVFTRTKHGANHLAEQLNKDGIRSAAIHGNKSQGARTRALADFKSGGIRVLVATDIAARGLDIEELPHVVNYELPNVPEDYVHRIGRTGRAAATGEALSLVCVDEHKLLHDIERLLKKEIPRIAIAGYEPDPSIKAEPIQNGRQQQRGGGRGGQSQSRGGQSQGRAGQSQGRSQQSAPRRNDGEAPKARTADGKPPRRRRPRKPASAE, encoded by the coding sequence ATGTCTTTTGATTCCCTTGGCCTGAATCCTGAAATCCTGCGCGCGGTCGCTGAACAGGGCTATGTTGAGCCAACCCCTATCCAGCAGAAGGCTATTCCTGCGGTATTACAGGGTCGCGATCTGATGGCCAGCGCCCAGACCGGCACCGGTAAAACGGCAGGCTTTACGCTGCCGCTGCTTCAGCATCTGATCCAACAAGAACCGCATGCTAAAGGTCGTCGCCCGGTGCGCGCTTTGATCCTGACTCCAACGCGCGAGCTGGCAGCTCAGATTGGCGAGAACGTACGGGATTACAGCAAGTATCTGAATATTCGTTCGCTGGTCGTCTTCGGCGGGGTAAGCATTAACCCACAGATGATGAAGCTGCGCAGCGGCGTCGATATTCTGGTGGCCACGCCGGGACGTCTGCTGGATCTTGAACATCAGAATGCCGTCAGCCTGGATAAGGTTGAAGTGCTGGTACTGGATGAAGCCGACCGTATGCTGGATATGGGCTTTATCCACGATATTCGCCGCGTGCTGGCGAAACTGCCTGCGAAACGCCAGAACCTGCTGTTCTCTGCAACCTTCTCCGACGACATTAAATCACTGGCGGAAAAACTGCTGCATAACCCGCTGGAAATTGAAGTTGCCCGCCGTAACACCGCCTCTGAGCAGGTGAGCCAGTTAGTGCATTTTGTTGATAAAAAACGCAAGCGCGAGCTGCTGTCGCAGATGATCGGTGAAGGTAACTGGCAGCAGGTGCTGGTCTTCACCCGCACCAAGCACGGCGCAAACCATCTGGCAGAGCAGCTTAATAAAGATGGTATTCGCAGCGCCGCAATCCACGGTAACAAAAGCCAGGGCGCGCGTACTCGCGCATTGGCTGACTTTAAATCCGGTGGCATCCGCGTGCTGGTGGCAACCGACATCGCCGCTCGCGGTCTGGATATCGAGGAGTTGCCGCACGTAGTGAACTACGAACTGCCAAACGTACCGGAAGATTATGTGCACCGCATCGGCCGTACCGGTCGCGCGGCTGCAACTGGCGAAGCGCTGTCGCTGGTCTGCGTTGACGAGCATAAGCTGTTGCATGATATCGAACGCTTGCTGAAAAAAGAGATCCCACGTATCGCCATCGCGGGCTATGAACCGGATCCTTCCATCAAAGCCGAGCCGATTCAGAACGGTCGCCAGCAGCAGCGTGGCGGTGGCCGCGGTGGTCAAAGCCAGAGTCGTGGTGGCCAAAGCCAGGGCCGCGCTGGCCAGAGTCAGGGTCGTAGCCAGCAATCTGCTCCGCGCCGCAACGATGGTGAAGCGCCGAAAGCACGTACTGCAGACGGTAAACCTCCACGGCGTCGTCGCCCGCGCAAACCGGCGTCGGCTGAATAG
- the dinG gene encoding ATP-dependent DNA helicase DinG produces the protein MALTAALKAQIAAWYKALQEQIPDFIPRPPQRQMIADVAKTLTGEEGRHLAIEAPTGVGKTLSYLIPGIAIAREEQKTLVVSTANVALQDQIYSKDLPLLRKIIPDLRFTAAFGRGRYVCTRNLAALASTEPTQQDLLAFLDDDLTPNNQAEQKLCATLKTDLDSYKWDGLRDHTDKNIDDSLWSRLSTDKASCLNRNCHYYRECPFFVARREIQEAEVVVANHALVMAAMESEAVLPDPKNLLLVLDEGHHLPDVARDALEMSAEITAPWYRLQLDLFTKLVATCMEQFRPKTTPPLANPERLNAHCEELFELISSLNNILNLYMPAGQEAEHRFPMGELPQEVMEICQRLAKLTETLRGLAELFLNDLGEKTGSHDVVRLHRVLLQMNRALGMFESQSKLWRLASLAQSSGAPVTKWATRDLRDGQMHIWFHCVGIRVSDQLERLLWRSVPHIVVTSATLRSLNSFSRLQEMSGLKEKAGDRFVALDSPFNHVEQGKIVIPQMHYEPLIDHEEQHIAEMAAYFREQVESKKHLGMLVLFASGRAMQRFLEHVTDLRLLLLVQGDKPRYRLVELHRKRVEGGERSVLVGLQSFAEGLDLKGELLSQVHIHKIAFPPIDSPVVITEGEWLKSLNRYPFEVQSLPSASFNLIQQVGRLIRSHSCWGEVVIYDKRLLTKNYGQRLLNALPVFPIEQPAVPEVIVKTKAKPTRRKRR, from the coding sequence ATGGCTTTGACCGCAGCGCTAAAAGCGCAAATCGCCGCCTGGTATAAGGCGCTTCAGGAACAGATTCCGGACTTTATTCCCCGTCCCCCGCAGCGGCAGATGATCGCCGATGTTGCGAAGACGCTTACCGGGGAAGAGGGGCGGCATCTGGCGATTGAGGCTCCCACTGGCGTCGGCAAAACCTTGTCATACCTGATCCCCGGCATCGCGATTGCCCGTGAAGAGCAAAAAACGCTGGTAGTCAGCACCGCCAACGTGGCGCTGCAGGACCAGATCTACAGCAAAGACCTGCCGCTGCTGCGTAAAATTATTCCCGATCTGCGCTTTACCGCTGCCTTTGGTCGTGGGCGCTACGTTTGTACGCGTAACCTGGCCGCTCTCGCCAGTACGGAACCGACACAGCAGGATTTGCTTGCCTTCCTTGATGACGATCTCACGCCGAATAACCAGGCGGAACAGAAGCTGTGTGCGACGCTTAAAACGGATCTTGATAGTTATAAATGGGATGGTCTGCGCGATCATACCGATAAAAACATAGATGATTCGCTGTGGAGCCGCCTGAGCACCGATAAAGCCAGCTGCCTGAACCGCAACTGCCACTATTATCGCGAATGCCCATTTTTCGTCGCCCGGCGAGAAATTCAGGAAGCCGAAGTGGTGGTGGCAAACCATGCGCTGGTCATGGCGGCAATGGAGAGCGAGGCGGTGCTGCCGGATCCGAAGAATTTACTGCTGGTGCTTGATGAAGGCCACCACCTGCCGGATGTCGCCCGCGATGCGCTGGAAATGAGCGCTGAAATCACCGCTCCGTGGTATCGCCTGCAGTTGGATCTGTTCACTAAGCTGGTTGCCACCTGCATGGAACAGTTCCGGCCTAAAACCACACCGCCATTGGCGAATCCTGAGCGCCTGAACGCGCATTGCGAGGAGCTGTTTGAGCTTATCTCCTCGCTAAATAATATTCTTAACCTGTATATGCCTGCAGGTCAGGAAGCGGAACACCGCTTTCCGATGGGCGAGCTGCCGCAGGAAGTCATGGAGATCTGCCAGCGGCTGGCGAAGCTGACGGAAACGCTGCGCGGGCTGGCGGAGCTGTTCCTCAACGATCTTGGCGAAAAAACAGGCAGTCATGATGTGGTGCGTCTACACCGGGTTCTGCTGCAGATGAACCGCGCGCTGGGGATGTTTGAGAGTCAGAGCAAACTGTGGCGTCTGGCATCGTTGGCGCAGTCTTCAGGCGCGCCGGTGACCAAATGGGCCACCCGCGACCTGCGTGACGGTCAGATGCATATCTGGTTCCACTGCGTGGGGATCCGCGTCAGCGATCAGCTGGAAAGGCTGCTCTGGCGCAGCGTCCCGCATATTGTTGTCACTTCGGCGACGCTACGTTCGCTGAATAGCTTTTCTCGCCTGCAGGAGATGAGCGGACTGAAAGAGAAGGCGGGAGACCGCTTTGTGGCACTGGATTCGCCGTTTAACCACGTCGAACAGGGTAAAATTGTCATCCCACAGATGCACTACGAACCGCTTATTGACCACGAAGAACAGCATATCGCCGAGATGGCGGCTTACTTTCGCGAGCAGGTTGAGAGTAAAAAGCATCTCGGCATGCTGGTGCTGTTTGCCAGCGGAAGAGCGATGCAGCGTTTTCTTGAGCACGTGACCGATTTGCGCTTGCTGCTGCTGGTGCAGGGTGATAAGCCGCGCTATCGGCTGGTGGAACTGCATCGTAAGCGTGTTGAAGGCGGAGAGCGAAGCGTGCTGGTCGGGCTGCAATCCTTTGCCGAAGGGCTCGATTTAAAAGGTGAGTTGCTGAGCCAGGTTCACATCCACAAAATCGCCTTCCCGCCGATAGACAGCCCGGTGGTGATTACCGAAGGCGAATGGCTCAAAAGCCTCAATCGCTATCCGTTCGAAGTTCAAAGTCTGCCGAGTGCTTCCTTCAACCTGATTCAGCAGGTGGGGCGCCTGATCCGTAGCCATAGCTGCTGGGGGGAAGTGGTGATTTACGATAAGCGACTGTTGACCAAAAACTACGGCCAACGCTTATTGAATGCATTACCCGTATTTCCGATAGAGCAGCCTGCCGTCCCTGAGGTTATAGTAAAAACTAAAGCAAAACCGACGCGTCGCAAACGGCGTTAA
- the adeD gene encoding adenine deaminase, giving the protein MINKINFKHHQISRQNRQELLAVSRGEDIADYIIDNVTVLDLINGGSFAGPIVIKNQHIAGIGPEYADAPTHQRVDARGATAVPGFVDAHLHIESSMMTPVAFETATLPRGLTTIVCDPHEIVNVMGESGFAWFIRCAELAQQNQYIQVSSCVPALKGCDLNGADFTLEQMLRWRDHPLVTGLAEVMDYPGVIAGEHEIADKIDAFLPLTIDGHCPGLSGKTLNAYVAAGVENCHESYSQQEGHEKLRAGMGLMIREGSAARNLDSLAPLINEINSPQCMLCTDDRNPWEIAHEGHIDALIRRLIIQHNVPLHVAYRIASWSTARHFGLKHLGLLAPGKQADIVLLSNPQQVEVQQVFIKGMPVDEHALLRAESATLAKTHPPLGNTVARQPVSAADFSFDFTPGRRYRVIEVIPNELITGNGESLYTGEGFDREDICFISVLERYGKQTPPACGLLSGFGLREGALAATVSHDSHNIVVIGRSAQEMATAVNQVISTGGGLCVVHNNQVAAHLPLPVAGLMSTETAQTLAQQIGLLKAAGKLCGTLPDEPFIQMAFLSLPVIPALKLTSQGLFDGSKFDFTSLEITE; this is encoded by the coding sequence ATGATAAATAAAATTAACTTTAAACATCACCAGATTAGTCGTCAAAACAGACAAGAATTGCTCGCCGTATCACGTGGAGAGGATATTGCAGATTATATTATTGATAATGTCACTGTACTTGATTTAATTAATGGCGGGAGTTTCGCAGGCCCCATAGTGATAAAAAACCAGCATATTGCCGGTATTGGCCCAGAGTATGCCGATGCTCCGACTCACCAGCGTGTCGATGCCCGCGGAGCAACAGCAGTACCTGGCTTTGTTGATGCCCATTTGCATATTGAATCGAGCATGATGACCCCCGTTGCTTTTGAAACGGCAACTCTGCCGCGCGGCCTGACAACCATCGTTTGCGATCCCCATGAAATCGTCAATGTGATGGGGGAATCCGGCTTCGCCTGGTTTATTCGCTGCGCCGAACTGGCACAACAAAATCAGTATATTCAGGTTAGCTCCTGCGTCCCTGCCCTGAAAGGTTGCGATTTAAACGGTGCCGACTTTACCCTTGAACAAATGCTCCGCTGGCGCGACCATCCCCTGGTCACCGGGCTCGCGGAGGTAATGGACTATCCCGGCGTTATCGCCGGAGAGCACGAAATTGCGGATAAAATAGACGCGTTCCTCCCCCTGACGATAGACGGTCATTGCCCGGGCCTGAGCGGTAAAACGCTTAATGCATATGTTGCTGCTGGCGTCGAAAACTGCCATGAAAGCTATTCTCAACAAGAGGGCCATGAAAAGCTACGGGCGGGAATGGGGTTAATGATCCGCGAAGGATCCGCTGCGCGAAATCTCGATTCGCTCGCGCCGTTAATCAATGAAATAAACAGCCCACAATGTATGCTTTGTACCGACGATCGTAACCCCTGGGAAATTGCCCATGAAGGCCATATCGACGCGCTTATCCGCCGCCTTATTATCCAACACAATGTACCGCTGCATGTCGCTTACCGTATTGCCAGCTGGTCAACCGCGCGCCATTTCGGCCTGAAACATCTCGGACTGCTGGCACCGGGAAAACAAGCGGATATCGTCCTGCTTAGCAATCCTCAGCAAGTTGAGGTACAGCAAGTGTTTATTAAGGGAATGCCTGTCGATGAACACGCATTACTGCGCGCCGAGTCTGCAACGTTAGCAAAAACGCATCCCCCCTTAGGCAACACGGTTGCACGCCAGCCGGTATCCGCCGCCGACTTTTCCTTCGATTTCACTCCCGGCAGGCGCTATCGCGTGATTGAGGTCATTCCTAACGAGCTGATCACCGGCAATGGAGAGAGCCTGTATACCGGGGAAGGATTTGATCGAGAAGATATTTGCTTTATCAGCGTCCTGGAACGTTATGGCAAGCAAACCCCGCCTGCCTGCGGTCTACTGAGCGGCTTTGGCTTACGTGAGGGAGCGCTGGCGGCAACGGTTAGCCATGACAGCCATAACATCGTTGTTATTGGCCGTAGCGCGCAGGAGATGGCTACAGCGGTAAATCAGGTTATCTCAACCGGCGGCGGGTTGTGCGTCGTGCATAATAACCAGGTAGCGGCTCATTTGCCGCTACCTGTCGCCGGGTTAATGAGCACCGAAACGGCACAAACGCTGGCGCAGCAAATAGGTTTGCTCAAAGCTGCTGGTAAACTCTGCGGCACTCTTCCCGACGAACCTTTTATCCAGATGGCGTTTTTATCACTACCGGTTATCCCAGCGCTCAAGCTAACCAGCCAGGGACTCTTCGATGGCAGTAAGTTCGATTTCACGTCGCTGGAAATCACTGAGTAA
- a CDS encoding NCS2 family permease — protein sequence MKNERSESIHQSTSSLSRFFKLQQHNTCVRTEAIAGLTTFLTMVYIVFVNPQILAAAHMDAKVVFVTTCLIAGIGSIAMGLIANLPVALAPAMGLNAFFAFVVVGAMGMSWQTAMGAIFWGAVGLFLLTLFRIRYWMIANIPISLRIGITSGIGLFIAMMGLKNSGVIVANKDTLVAIGDLSSHSVLLGIVGFFIIAVLSSRNFHAAVLVSIVVTSCCGLFFGDVHFNGVYSTPSGISGVIGEVDIRGALSLDLAGIIFSFMLINLFDSSGTLIGVTDKAGLIGKEGKFPNMHKALYVDSLSSVAGAFIGTSSVTAYIESTAGVSVGGRTGLTAVVVGVLFLLVMFFSPLAEIVPGYATAGALIFVGVLMTSSLARIDWDDFTESVPAFITAVMMPFTFSITEGIALGFLAYCIMKIFCGRWRELNLCVIAVAMLFALKIILVD from the coding sequence ATGAAAAATGAACGCAGCGAAAGTATTCATCAGAGTACTAGCAGTCTTTCCCGTTTTTTTAAACTACAGCAGCATAATACCTGTGTGCGCACCGAGGCGATCGCCGGGCTCACTACGTTTTTAACGATGGTTTATATCGTTTTTGTTAATCCACAAATTCTAGCTGCGGCGCATATGGATGCGAAGGTCGTTTTTGTCACCACTTGTTTGATTGCCGGTATTGGTAGCATTGCCATGGGACTTATTGCAAATCTTCCTGTTGCGCTGGCACCCGCAATGGGGCTAAACGCCTTTTTCGCCTTTGTGGTTGTCGGGGCGATGGGGATGAGCTGGCAGACCGCGATGGGCGCAATATTCTGGGGCGCTGTGGGGTTGTTTTTATTAACGCTTTTTCGCATTCGTTACTGGATGATTGCAAACATCCCAATAAGTTTGCGCATAGGTATCACCAGCGGAATAGGGTTGTTTATTGCAATGATGGGGCTGAAAAATTCAGGTGTCATTGTTGCAAATAAAGATACGTTAGTTGCCATTGGCGATTTGAGTTCACATAGCGTGTTATTAGGGATTGTTGGTTTTTTTATTATTGCCGTTCTCTCTTCACGAAATTTCCATGCTGCAGTGCTGGTTTCAATTGTCGTCACATCATGTTGTGGATTATTTTTTGGCGATGTTCATTTTAATGGTGTTTATTCCACACCGTCTGGTATCAGCGGGGTAATTGGTGAAGTGGATATACGCGGTGCCTTATCGCTGGATCTGGCCGGTATTATTTTCTCATTCATGCTGATTAATCTCTTTGATTCTTCAGGGACGCTAATCGGCGTGACGGATAAAGCGGGTTTAATTGGCAAAGAGGGGAAATTCCCCAATATGCATAAGGCGCTGTATGTTGACAGTTTGAGTTCAGTGGCCGGTGCTTTTATAGGTACTTCATCGGTGACCGCTTATATCGAAAGTACGGCTGGTGTGTCGGTGGGAGGCAGGACCGGTCTTACAGCGGTGGTTGTCGGCGTTTTGTTTTTGCTGGTGATGTTTTTTTCGCCGCTGGCTGAAATAGTGCCGGGATACGCAACGGCTGGAGCCTTAATTTTCGTAGGCGTGTTGATGACATCCAGCCTCGCTCGTATCGACTGGGATGATTTTACCGAGTCAGTTCCGGCTTTTATCACGGCGGTAATGATGCCTTTCACGTTCTCTATCACCGAGGGGATTGCACTTGGCTTTCTGGCTTACTGCATCATGAAAATCTTCTGCGGACGATGGCGTGAGCTGAATCTGTGCGTTATTGCAGTTGCAATGCTGTTTGCGTTGAAAATTATACTGGTGGACTAA
- the ybiB gene encoding DNA-binding protein YbiB, with product MDYSKIIKEVGRGKNHARDLDVETARALYSRVLSGEVPELELGGILIALRIKGEGEAEMKGFYEAMQQQTLSLTPPPGKPMPIVIPSYNGARKQANLTPLIAILLHKLGFPVVVHGVSHDPTRVLTETIFELMGIPATRHAGQAQARLDSHQPVYIPIGALCPALEKQLAIRWRMGVRNSAHTLAKLATPFAEDAALRLSSVSHPEYVTRVAKFFTEIGGRALLMHGTEGEVYANPQRCPQISLIDAAGTRVLNERQDMGTAQAVALPESKDPEVTARWIERCVTGSEPLPLSLRIQLACCLVAAGEAATLEQGLAKVAEHW from the coding sequence ATGGACTACAGCAAGATCATTAAAGAAGTTGGGCGCGGGAAAAACCACGCCCGTGACCTGGATGTCGAAACGGCCCGCGCGCTCTATTCGCGGGTGCTTAGCGGCGAAGTGCCCGAGCTCGAACTGGGCGGCATCCTTATCGCCCTGCGCATCAAGGGTGAAGGCGAAGCGGAGATGAAGGGCTTCTACGAGGCGATGCAGCAGCAGACGCTAAGCCTGACGCCGCCGCCAGGTAAACCTATGCCGATTGTCATCCCCAGCTATAACGGTGCGCGCAAACAGGCAAACCTGACCCCGCTGATCGCCATCCTGCTGCATAAACTCGGTTTCCCGGTGGTGGTGCACGGCGTGAGTCATGATCCAACCCGCGTGCTCACAGAAACGATTTTCGAGCTGATGGGGATTCCTGCCACGCGACACGCGGGTCAGGCCCAGGCGCGATTGGACAGCCATCAGCCGGTTTACATCCCGATAGGTGCGCTTTGTCCAGCGCTGGAGAAACAGTTAGCGATACGCTGGCGTATGGGCGTGCGCAACAGCGCGCATACTCTGGCCAAGCTGGCGACGCCGTTTGCGGAAGATGCGGCGCTGCGCCTGTCGAGCGTCTCTCATCCGGAATACGTCACCCGGGTGGCGAAATTCTTTACTGAAATCGGCGGACGGGCATTGCTGATGCACGGTACTGAAGGCGAAGTCTATGCTAACCCGCAGCGCTGCCCGCAGATTAGCCTGATTGATGCCGCTGGAACGCGTGTGCTGAACGAGCGTCAGGATATGGGTACAGCGCAGGCTGTTGCGCTACCAGAGTCAAAAGACCCGGAGGTTACCGCGCGCTGGATTGAACGCTGTGTGACAGGGAGCGAACCGCTACCCCTGTCGCTGAGAATCCAGCTGGCCTGCTGTCTGGTGGCTGCCGGGGAAGCAGCCACTCTGGAACAGGGACTGGCAAAAGTGGCTGAGCACTGGTAA